In Carya illinoinensis cultivar Pawnee chromosome 7, C.illinoinensisPawnee_v1, whole genome shotgun sequence, the following are encoded in one genomic region:
- the LOC122314779 gene encoding uncharacterized protein LOC122314779 — protein sequence MRSRKGKYQNKFVRFLTTPIRILGKARDIYVRRITDCATGVSYGQAMGCSAALPKSFSVSSSRSNDGEDLRELIRAASVRTLIERIDMDVILKQQGAANPTGSKGLPKCSSVGMGKIDEDRPCDFGVGAKADLLYPRSRSYAVTNTSSVY from the coding sequence ATGAGATCAAGGAAGGGAAAGTACCAAAACAAGTTCGTGCGGTTTCTAACGACACCCATTAGGATTCTGGGCAAAGCAAGAGACATTTACGTGCGACGCATCACAGACTGCGCCACAGGAGTCAGCTACGGCCAGGCCATGGGCTGCTCGGCCGCGTTACCGAAGAGTTTCAGTGTCAGCTCGTCGAGGTCTAACGATGGTGAAGATTTACGAGAGCTTATAAGAGCTGCCTCTGTTCGGACTTTGATCGAGAGGATTGACATGGATGTGATTCTAAAGCAGCAGGGGGCGGCGAATCCCACGGGATCCAAGGGGTTGCCCAAGTGCTCTAGCGTCGGCATGGGCAAGATTGATGAAGACAGGCCCTGTGATTTTGGTGTTGGGGCGAAGGCGGATTTGCTGTATCCAAGAAGCAGAAGCTACGCTGTCACAAATACAAGCTCTGTGTACTGA
- the LOC122315649 gene encoding U-box domain-containing protein 30-like: MPMYQPSSRKRDGGDGKLDVGGDGQVLDLETAVKDGILGGDGAFFSGGVTDKLDLKKMVAELELIDVPSVFICPISLDPMQDPVTLCTGQTYERSNILKWFSLGHFTCPTTMQELWDGSVTPNRTLHQLIYSWFSQKYFAMKKRSEDVQGRALELLETLKKVKGQARVQSLKDLRQVVVAHASAKKTVVDNNGIDLVSSLLGHFTSHAVGSEAIGILVNLDLDSLSKANLMQPAKISLMVDMLNEGSIETKINCTKLIEMLMVGKDFRSEIVSSLSLLVGLLRLVKDKRHPNGIFAGLSLLKTVCSHESIRRSVVSIGAVPQLVELLPSLNNECLEMDLYVLEVLSTLPEGRQALKDCPNTIPNVVRLMMKVSESCTRFALSILWAVCKLAPEECAALALEAGLAAKLLLVIQSGCDQVMKQRSAELLKLCSLNYTATIFISKCKLTGTIQ; this comes from the coding sequence ATGCCGATGTACCAGCCCTCTAGTCGGAAGAGAGATGGGGGGGACGGGAAGCTTGATGTGGGTGGCGATGGGCAAGTGTTGGATCTGGAGACCGCTGTGAAAGATGGCATTTTGGGCGGAGATGGAGCCTTCTTCAGCGGCGGTGTCACCGATAAATTGGATTTAAAGAAGATGGTCGCGGAGCTCGAACTCATAGATGTTCCCTCAGTTTTTATCTGCCCGATCTCTTTGGATCCGATGCAAGACCCCGTGACCCTTTGCACGGGCCAGACCTACGAGAGATCCAACATCCTCAAATGGTTCTCGTTGGGCCACTTCACTTGCCCCACCACGATGCAGGAGCTGTGGGACGGTTCGGTCACGCCGAACAGAACTCTGCACCAGCTGATTTACAGTTGGTTTTCGCAGAAGTACTTTGCAATGAAGAAGAGGTCGGAGGATGTGCAAGGTAGAGCTTTGGAGCTTTTGGAGACGCTGAAGAAGGTTAAGGGTCAAGCTAGAGTTCAATCTCTTAAAGACCTGAGGCAGGTCGTCGTTGCTCATGCTTCGGCGAAGAAGACTGTGGTGGACAATAACGGCATAGACTTGGTTTCTTCTCTGTTGGGCCATTTCACTTCGCATGCAGTTGGGTCGGAGGCAATTGGGATTCTTGTGAATTTAGATCTCGATTCGCTGTCGAAGGCCAATTTGATGCAACCCGCGAAGATATCCTTAATGGTGGACATGCTAAATGAGGGTTCCATTGAGACCAAGATCAATTGCACGAAATTGATCGAAATGCTGATGGTTGGGAAGGATTTTAGGTCGGAGATTGTCTCAAGCTTGAGTCTTTTGGTGGGGTTGTTGAGGTTGGTGAAGGATAAAAGACATCCAAATGGGATCTTCGCCGGTCTCAGTTTACTGAAAACAGTTTGTTCTCACGAGTCCATTCGGAGGTCTGTTGTGAGCATTGGGGCAGTACCCCAATTGGTTGAGCTCCTGCCCAGTTTGAATAATGAGTGTTTGGAAATGGATCTTTATGTGCTAGAGGTACTGTCCACTCTTCCAGAAGGAAGACAGGCTTTGAAAGATTGTCCGAACACGATACCGAATGTGGTGAGATTAATGATGAAGGTTTCGGAGAGCTGCACTCGGTTTGCACTGTCAATCTTGTGGGCTGTTTGCAAGCTTGCCCCAGAGGAATGTGCCGCACTTGCTCTAGAGGCAGGTTTGGCGGCTAAACTGCTGCTTGTAATTCAGAGTGGTTGCGATCAGGTTATGAAGCAACGGTCTGCTGAGCTCTTGAAATTGTGTAGTCTAAATTACACAGCTACTATCTTCATTTCCAAGTGTAAGCTTACAGGAACGATACAATGA